Proteins from a single region of Drosophila biarmipes strain raj3 chromosome 3R, RU_DBia_V1.1, whole genome shotgun sequence:
- the LOC108024838 gene encoding inactive non-canonical poly(A) RNA polymerase protein Trf4-2: MCDAANPAKPWQLPGKAYGNGVSALCLLHQEIEQFYSYIQSTPTEFYLRAEAVRRIEDVVLSIWPGACVEVFGSFRTGLNLPDSDIDLVVHYGYYWNPGLLHELQSELVSQGVTDPDTVSVLDKASVPVVKFTERISRIKFDVTFNAAASGVRAAELIKDFIRQFPELPKLVMVLKQYLSLQGLNEVYSCGGVSSYALTLMVISFLQEQARSGKRYNPNNKLGLLLLQFLDYYGRKFDFFKFGISVLGDGGRVEKERLRSTLGENNWSVLSIEDPVTPTNDIGRSSYAALHVMQGFEAAFLKLSKLVDSDSAKIVGPILANMVEVPQSMVNYRAWVHYNFQHLVGPGSSGPHPAGQPALTGCSTSSASEDERSDGQLTVRNGFRRCGDGPPQNLDLDANLANLKLN; encoded by the coding sequence AGGCCTACGGCAATGGGGTCTCGGCACTGTGCCTGCTCCACCAGGAGATCGAGCAGTTCTACAGCTACATCCAGTCCACGCCCACCGAGTTCTACCTGCGCGCGGAGGCAGTGCGTCGCATCGAGGATGTGGTCCTCTCCATCTGGCCGGGCGCATGCGTGGAGGTCTTCGGCTCATTCAGGACTGGCCTGAACCTGCCCGACTCGGACATCGACCTGGTGGTGCACTACGGCTACTACTGGAACCCCGGACTGCTGCATGAGCTGCAAAGCGAGCTGGTCAGTCAGGGGGTCACGGATCCGGACACCGTGAGTGTGCTCGACAAGGCCTCCGTGCCGGTGGTCAAGTTCACGGAGCGCATCTCGCGGATCAAGTTCGATGTGACCTTCAATGCGGCCGCATCGGGCGTGCGGGCCGCCGAGCTGATCAAGGACTTCATACGCCAGTTCCCCGAGCTGCCCAAGCTGGTCATGGTGCTCAAGCAGTACCTCAGCCTCCAGGGACTGAACGAGGTGTATAGCTGCGGCGGGGTCTCGTCCTACGCCCTCACCCTAATGGTCATCAGCTTCCTGCAGGAGCAGGCGCGCAGCGGTAAGCGTTACAATCCCAACAACAAGCTGggactgctgctcctccagtTTCTGGACTACTATGGCCGCAAGTTTGACTTCTTCAAGTTCGGGATTTCGGTTCTCGGCGACGGCGGCCGCGTGGAGAAGGAGCGTCTGCGCTCCACGCTGGGCGAGAACAACTGGTCGGTGCTCAGCATCGAGGATCCGGTGACGCCCACAAACGACATCGGAAGGAGCTCCTATGCAGCGTTGCATGTGATGCAGGGATTCGAGGCCGCCTTCCTGAAGCTCTCCAAGCTGGTCGACTCGGACTCGGCCAAGATCGTGGGCCCCATTCTGGCCAACATGGTGGAGGTGCCGCAGTCCATGGTCAACTACAGGGCCTGGGTGCACTACAACTTCCAGCACTTGGTGGGACCCGGATCCTCTGGACCCCATCCCGCTGGACAGCCGGCGCTCACCGGCTgctccacctcctccgcctccgagGACGAGCGCTCGGACGGCCAGCTGACTGTTCGGAACGGATTCCGCCGCTGCGGCGATGGTCCGCCACAGAATCTAGACTTAGATGCCAACTTGGCCAACCTTAAGTTGAATTAA
- the LOC108024676 gene encoding RAC serine/threonine-protein kinase → MSMNTTYEAPSISMDHPLTQLVKEGWLMKRGEHIKTWRQRYFILYSDGRLMGYRSKPADSASTATDSLLNNFTVRGCQIMTVDRPKPYTFIIRGLQWTTVIERTFAVESELDRQQWTEAIRQVSSRLIDVGEVAMSPSVQTDMTDVDMAGIAEVELSEQFSVQGTTCNSSGVKKVTLENFEFLKVLGKGTFGKVILCREKATAKLYAIKILKKEVIIQKDEVAHTLTESRVLKSTNHPFLISLKYSFQTNDRLCFVMQYVNGGELFWHLSHERIFTEDRTRFYGAEIISALGYLHSQGIIYRDLKLENLLLDKDGHIKVADFGLCKEDITYGRTTKTFCGTPEYLAPEVLDDNDYGQAVDWWGTGVVMYEMICGRLPFYNRDHDVLFTLILVEEVKFPRNITDEAKNLLAGLLAKDPKKRLGGGKDDVKEIQAHPFFASINWSDLVQKKIPPPFKPQVTSDTDTRYFDKEFTGESVELTPPDPTGPLGSIAEEPLFPQFSYQGDMASTLGTSSHISTSTSLASMQ, encoded by the exons ATGTCGATGAACACCACCTACGAAGCGCCCAGCATTAGCATGGACCACCCGCTGACGCAGCTGGTCAAGGAGGGCTGGCTGATGAAGCGGGGGGAGCACATCAAGACCTGGCGCCAGCGCTACTTCATCCTCTACTCCGATGGACGACTGATGGGCTACCGCAGCAAACCGGCAGACAGTGCCAGCACGGCCACGGATTCGCTGCTCAATAACTTTACGGTGCGCGGCTGCCAGATCATGACCGTAGATCGGCCCAAGCCATACACCTTCATTATCCGCGGCCTGCAATGGACCACAGTCATCGAGAGGACGTTCGCCGTGGAATCAGAGCTGGATCGCCAGCAATGGACGGAGGCCATTCGTCAGGTCTCCAGCCGGCTCATCGATGTGGGAGAGGTGGCCATGTCGCCATCGGTTCAGACAGACATGACCGACGTGGACATGGCCGGCATTGCCGAGGTTGAGCTCTCAGAGCAGTTCTCGGTGCAGGGCACCAcctgcaacagcagcggcgTTAAGAAAGTG ACTTTGGAGAATTTTGAGTTCCTCAAGGTGCTCGGCAAGGGCACCTTCGGTAAGGTTATCCTGTGCCGCGAGAAGGCCACCGCCAAGCTGTACGCTATTAAAATTCTCAAAAAGGAGGTCATCATCCAGAAGGACGAGGTGGCCCACACCCTGACCGAGAGTCGTGTGCTCAAGTCCACAAATCATCCGTTCCTCATT TCACTCAAATATTCGTTTCAAACCAATGACCGCCTGTGTTTCGTGATGCAGTACGTGAACGGCGGCGAGCTCTTCTGGCATTTAAGCCACGAACGCATCTTCACCGAGGATCGCACCCGCTTTTATGGGGCTGAGATCATCTCCGCCCTGGGCTACCTGCACTCGCAGGGCATCATTTACCGCGACTTGAAGCTGGAGAATCTTTTGCTGGACAAAGATGGCCACATCAAGGTCGCCGACTTCGGTCTGTGTAAGGAGGACATCACCTACGGCCGCACAACGAAAACCTTCTGCGGAACACCGGAATACCTAGCTCCAGAAGTATTAGACGACAATGACTATGGCCAGGCGGTGGACTGGTGGGGCACCGGCGTGGTTATGTACGAGATG ATCTGTGGTCGTCTTCCCTTTTACAATCGTGATCATGATGTGCTCTTTACATTGATTTTGGTGGAGGAGGTAAAATTCCCACGTAATATAACAGATGAggcgaaaaatctgctggcgGGCCTCCTGGCCAAGGATCCCAAGAAGCGTTTGGGCGGTGGCAAGGATGATGTCAAGGAAATTCAAGCACATCCCTTCTTTGCGAGTATTAACTGGTCAGACCTGGTGCAGAAAAAG ATACCGCCGCCTTTCAAGCCTCAAGTCACCTCCGATACGGACACACGGTACTTCGACAAGGAGTTTACGGGAGAGAGTGTGGAGTTAACGCCGCCGGATCCTACCGGGCCGTTAGGCTCCATAGCCGAAGAGCCGCTTTTCCCGCAG TTCAGCTACCAAGGAGACATGGCCTCCACGTTGGGCACCTCGTCGCACATTAGTACTTCCACCAGTCTCGCATCGATGCAATAG